A stretch of DNA from Novipirellula galeiformis:
GCGTCGGGATCATAGGCCTCCAACGACAATCGAAACCCTCCCTTGCCGCTGGGCGTGCCGTGACAACTACCGCTGTTGCAGCCATGTTTAGTAAGTGCGGGAAGCGTCTCAAACATGAACGAGACACGCTGTTCTGCCTCCATGGGGGCTACGTGAACGGGCACGACCGCATGGAAATCGCCGACCGTCACGTCGAACTCCGTATCTCCCTCAGCGACCGGACGCACCAATCCCGCCCCCGATGGCGTCACCCCAGCTACTGCGACATCAGGATTGCGGGGCGTCAACTTCGCGACTCGAGAGAGGTCTCGGTGACCGCCCTGGGCGTCAATGCCCGAAACGATAACACGAACGACCGAGCGGCTTGAATGCAGGTCGATCCGCTGCGGATAAACCGCGATTTCAACGACGCCTGCCGTCGAAATGGCTTCCAGCGGTGGATGGTCAATCGAGCTCTCCGAAGCCCCTAGCTGCCCCGCACCGTTGGCCAAGATCCACGCCGTGATTAACCACAGCCCTGCTCGCTGCCAATGTTGATTTTCGCAATGCACGCTACTTCTCCTCCGTTTTTTCCGGACTCGGTGTTGCCGGTGTCACCCCTATAACCATTGCACCGTCCAGGAATTGCGGCACCCGCATCCCATCAACGCCGCGTGCTTCGATCGCGGGCAACGTGCTAACGACTTGCCGCGGCGAACCCTCGCCGCCGCTGACGCTACCCACGATCTTGACTCGGTGCAATTCGCCTGGGTTCCAAGTCGACGGCAGCTTGGCCTTGAACTCCAGCACGTTGGCGCCTTCGGCGATCACGTTTTGCTCCAACGTCACCCCCTCCAACGCCCCCACTTCAGCGCTCTGCAATGACAATTCGATGGGCCCCTTTTCGCCAGTACGTTTGGCGGTCACCTTGACCACCAGCGTGCCGTTTTGGGCCACGTTGAAAGTATCCCCGTCGGTCGTCAAAGTGAACGCCGGTGGATCCACTTCGATGGCCAATCGATACGCGTAGGCCGCACCGCCACGTTGCTGCAAATCCTCGGCACTCAAGAACACCTTGCCCGCCTTGGTTGCAGCATAAGTCAATTGCGTTCGCTGCGCGCCTTGGCTCGAGCCCTCCGCGAGCATCACTCCCGCTTCCGTCCACAACCGGAGGTAGACGTCCGCGGGCGATCCATAATGTTGCGATTCGGCGGTAACCACCACGCGTTGGCCCTCAGCCGCCGTCCATTGATAGAAATCAACGTCCTGTTCCTGCGCAAATCGACCATACGCAATGCCAGGGACTGGCAACGCAACCGCATGCTCGCGTTCCCCGTTAGGCTCTTGCTCAAGGACCGAGTCGATCGAGGGCTCAGCGGGCATGGTCGTGAATCCAGAGGCATCGTGATCCGCCGGCTTTAGGCTCAGCGTCACTGGGCCACCGCGCGTCCCTGGGCCACCGTCTATCACTGGGCCACCTTGTTCGGAATCGAAACGAGCTCGCAAGTCTGCGCTAGGCTTCAAGATCGAATCATCCGCGTTGACGAAATCCAGCGACGCTAGCGATTCGTTGTCGCTCCCGAGGGGATAAACGCAACGGATCAACGGGAAACGCCCGACGCGCAAGCGATAGCGATAGTCGGCTCCACCACGATGTTGCACGTCCCGCAACGCAAGGAAATAGACTCCTGCCGTCGGAACTCGAAACACAAACCGACTGTCCGCGCCGGAACTTGGTTCATCATCGCTGACGACCAACGGTTCCCCCATCTCATTAAACAGGGTCAACACCGTATCGAGCGGAGATCCAATCCGCTGGGCGACCACTTCAAAGGACAACTCCGTTTCCGCCTTCAGTTCCAAGCGATAGAAATCCGACTTGAACGCATCGCTAGTGCCATCAACGGCAATCGGCCACGCTAAGTCTTGCGCGTTGGCCATCTGGTCATGTACGCCGGACTCGGCAACCGATGGTAGGTCATCGACCATGAACAGATGCCAGGGGCTAACGCCATCCTTCGTGGCGACGCGAATGGCTCCCACCCCCACCGGCTGATCTGCGGCAAGGGTTAACTCACAACGGTATCGCGACGGATCGGTGGGCGTGGGCTCCGCGGTTTCTGCATCCGTTGCAGCTGTGTTGCCAACCGGTTCGGATTTGAGCTCCGTCGGAAAACTGGTCCAAACCTCAGTAATCTCGCCAAGCTCCGTGCCGCGAATTTCGATCGCTCGTGTGCCTCCAGCCGCAATTCCACGAGGCAGGATGTCTTGAATCACCGGAGGAGCGGCGTCAGCGTTGATCGCCATCCATCCACCCGCGAGAATGCAAATGCAACGTCCAGCAATGGCAAAGAAGGAATGCAGCATGGTGGGAACCGGAGGGTCGAAGCAAAGCGACGGGTTTCGAACGCAATGCGGCGGGCGCTAGGCCATGGGTTTGAGAACGCAAGCCAGCGGGACGAAGTATAGACGATAGCTTAGCAGGATGCAAAACCGTCGTTGCTTGCCAGTGCATGGCTGAATTGCAGAATGCGGTAATTTCGCTGTAAAAAGTTGACAAACGCGCCGAGATCTAAGCTAATGCTGCTAACGTCGGTAAACGGTGCCTGGATCGCGGTCGTGCAGCGACGACACGCACCCTCGAGCACTCCAGCGGGTACACTGACGAATGCAAGCGGGTGCACTTGAGCCCGCCGGAAAGCAAAGGGCGTGCGGCAGAGTGCGCATGACGACTTCATAGCCCACGGTTACCCCACTCGCCGCCAACTTAACTCCATCCCACCTAATTCATTTCCCGCCAAGGATCGCAGCCATGAGTCATTCATCCACTCACTGGGGGCATCAAAACGCCTTTGATCATTGGGCCCCACGCGCCCACGAAGGGGTGGTCGCCTACGATCGTCGCGGCATGCTGAAGGCCAGTCTCGCCGGCATGGCTGGATTGAGCGTGCCGAACCTACTCC
This window harbors:
- a CDS encoding PPC domain-containing protein; its protein translation is MLHSFFAIAGRCICILAGGWMAINADAAPPVIQDILPRGIAAGGTRAIEIRGTELGEITEVWTSFPTELKSEPVGNTAATDAETAEPTPTDPSRYRCELTLAADQPVGVGAIRVATKDGVSPWHLFMVDDLPSVAESGVHDQMANAQDLAWPIAVDGTSDAFKSDFYRLELKAETELSFEVVAQRIGSPLDTVLTLFNEMGEPLVVSDDEPSSGADSRFVFRVPTAGVYFLALRDVQHRGGADYRYRLRVGRFPLIRCVYPLGSDNESLASLDFVNADDSILKPSADLRARFDSEQGGPVIDGGPGTRGGPVTLSLKPADHDASGFTTMPAEPSIDSVLEQEPNGEREHAVALPVPGIAYGRFAQEQDVDFYQWTAAEGQRVVVTAESQHYGSPADVYLRLWTEAGVMLAEGSSQGAQRTQLTYAATKAGKVFLSAEDLQQRGGAAYAYRLAIEVDPPAFTLTTDGDTFNVAQNGTLVVKVTAKRTGEKGPIELSLQSAEVGALEGVTLEQNVIAEGANVLEFKAKLPSTWNPGELHRVKIVGSVSGGEGSPRQVVSTLPAIEARGVDGMRVPQFLDGAMVIGVTPATPSPEKTEEK